The genomic interval TGGAAGCTAGAAGTACTACCTGCTATTCTTGGATTCATTGTCCTCCTTTATACCTACAAATCTTTTCGATTTTCCAATGTTACATATTATACTATTCTCATCCATTGTTATATTCTATTTATTGGTGGGCATTATACCTATGCTGAAGTGCCCTTTTTTAACTGGATCCAGGATGCCTTTCACCACACAAGAAACAACTATGATAAAGTCGGCCATTTTGCACAAGGCTTTGTCCCTACTTTAATTTCAAGAGAATTGTTTATTCGAAAAAAAATAGTTCAAGATAAATTATGGCTACCAATTTTAACCATTTGCATTAGTCTCAGTGTAAGTGCTTTGTATGAGCTTGGTGAATGGATGGTCGCTATTATTTCTAAACAAGATGCAGAAGCATTTCTAGGGACTCAAGGTTATGCTTGGGATACACAATCAGATATGTTTTATGCATTCCTGGGCTCTATTTCAATGCTTATTTTTGCTACATCTATTCAAAATAAATCGATTACCAATGTAGAATCCAAAAATGTCCATGTTACCACACCTTTGAGCTGAATTTTTAAATAAATAAATTCAGTCCATTGTATATTCCCGTACTTTCTGTATTTTCGCTTTTGATGAATAGTGGAAGCTTTAGCCAATTTAGGTTTTATTTTAATTTCTTGATATGTTTATTGTCTGCAACAATACTCTTTTCACAACAATGGAAAGATCTATATCATTTTATTCCATCCCAAACACTCAACAAAATTAAATTCTACGATAACCAATTTGGCATTACCGCAGGGAGTCTATATAATGGATCATTTGAAAACATACACCTAACTAAAGATGGCGGAAAAACCTGGAAGAATTCCAATTCAGGTTATACTTCTATGCGTTTCATGGATATCTTTATACAAGATACCAGTACACTCTTTATGAGTGGCAATAATGGCATCATTATACGCTCAACAGATGGAGGTAACAGCTGGAAAACTATGAATACCAAAACTACAGAACAACTCTGGGGTATTCATTTCATAGATGCGAATATTGGAATTTCAGTAGGCTCAAATGGAACCATCCTTAGAAGTATAAATGGAGGAACCGATTGGAGTCTTATCCAATCCGGAATCCAAAACTTATTTTATGATGTTTATTTTACGAAATCAGGAGTTGGTTTTGCTTCAGGCTCCAATGTCTTGTATAAAAGTATTGACTTCGGTGAAAATTGGTTTCCTATACTTGATTTTCCTTTTGAATCACCCGCAGATTGGATTCGCAGTATTAAAATGGTAAACGAAGATGTTGGATATGCCTGTGCCGATATCGGTAGAATCTATAAAACCATGGATGGAGGTGATCACTGGATCAGATTAAACTCAGGGACACAAGAAGCCTTATTTGACCTTGATTTTACAGATATAACAAATGGTATGGTATGTGGTTTTAACGGCACAATCTTAAGTACAAAGGATGGTGGTTTAAACTGGATTAAATTTGCTAGTCCTTTAGGTACAGAACACTTATATTCAATTGACATGACAGATCTAAATCATGGATTTATTTGCACACATACAGGTCATATTTTATATTTTGAAAATTCAACAACCCATGAACAAACATTCACCAAATCTGAAAATAATATAATTTATCCAAACCCATGTAAAAATTCAGTCCACTTAAAACTAGCTACTTTTTCAAAATTAAATATCCGTAAAATTGAATTGTGCAATCTGCTCGGTAATTGTATTTCTGTAATACCAGATTGGAGTGATAATTATCATGCAAGCATTGATTTAGAGGCTCATTTTAATGGCATATATTATTTACAGATTTCCACTGATAAAATAACACATAGTTTACCAATTTCAATAATAAAAAATTCAAACTAATTATTTTTTAAACAATAAAACAAAACGAATTATGGAAACTAAAACAAATTGGCTTGCAATTATTACCTGTGCAATCATTGGTATGGCAATGGGATTTTTATGGTATGGTGTGTTGTTCCAAAATCAATGGATGTCTGGTAATGGAATCACTATGGACGCAGCTGGTAAAATGTTTAAAAATGGTATAGACATGCCTGCTTCATCGATGCCTATGATTGTGAATGCGATTTCTTTACTTGTTTATGCTTATTTAATGAATTGGTTAGTTAACAAAACAGCCTCTTTTAATTTACAATCAGGTGCGACTTTAGGAGCCGTAATCGGTTTGATTCATTTATTCGGTATTTACACTGGAAATAGATTTGCAGGAAATCCAATAAGCCTTTCTATGGTTGATGGGTTTTATACCTTCCTATTATTTACAGTAATGGGTGCAATTTTAGGTGCCTGGAGACCAAAATAATGTATAAGCAATTATCTGGAAAAAAAATGTTGAAATGATTGCCCTTTTCAGTTCTGAATTGAAAAGGGCAATTTTTTAATAAATTTATTTGCGTCAAGTAGAATCAAAATAAAGTTCAATCCAGTTCTTTAAATTCAAAAAAAAACATTAAAACACGCCTTTAATTGAATTCAATTTCAAATAAAAAGGAATACCTAGCCGGTCAATCAGAATTTATATGAATGTATCCGAAAAAATATTACAAAATCGCATAGACTCCATCGATATTTTGCGTGGTATTGTAATGGTCATTATGGCCCTAGACCATGTCCGGGATTACTTTCACATTACAGCCAATACTGACGATCCTCTAAATCTTGAAACTACTACACTAGCACTTTTTTATACTAGATGGATAACCCATTTCTGCGCTCCAATTTTTGTATTCCTGTCTGGCTGCTCCATTTACCTTCAAAGCCTACGAAAAACAAAAATAGAGCTCAGTAAATTTCTTATATTCCGAGGACTATGGTTAGTATTTGCAGAATTCATTATTATTTCATTTGGCTGGACCTTTAATCCTAACTATAATTTTATTATTCTACAAGTAATATGGGCAATTGGTATAAGTATGATATTGCTCGGCATATTGATTCACCTACCTTATAAACTTCTTTTAGCTCTTGGTTTGCTTATTGTCATCGGCCATAATCTATTTGATATTGCCGAGTCAAATCCTGACTTTAAACCTGGATTTTGGTGGGACTTATTTCATTCTGGTCATTTTTCAGCTTATACCTATGCCAAAAATCATGCGGTATTTATTGTCTATCCATTTCCTGCATGGACCGGAATCATGATAACAGGTTACTGTGCTGGTAAACTATATACCCAAGCCCATTCTATTGAAAAAAGAATACGGGTATTTAATTATTTAGGGCTCACACTCATTGCAATATTCATTGTCCTTCGGTATACAAATATTTATGGCGATCCCATTCCATGGAATTTAAATAAAGATTTTATTTCAACATTTTTATCATTTGTCAATGTAAATAAATATCCTCCATCTTTCTTATTTATTTGTATGACAATAGGTCCAGCATTTTTTATATTATCGTATCTAGAAAATAAAAACAATCGGTTCACTAGAATTATATCAAATTACGGTCGTGTGCCATTTTTTTATTACATAGCGCACATTTATTGGATCCATTTAATAGCAGCCATTTTATTTTTTATAAATGGAAATAATTTAGAAAATATTAAAAACACAGGTCAAAATTTTCCCTTTTATTTTGTCATTCCAGGAGAAGGGTATCCTCTTATAGTAGTTTATTTAATTTGGATATTTGTTGTGTTAACTTTATATCCTCTATGTAAATGGTATGATTTATATAAAAAAAGTCATAAAGAAAATAGATGGTTAAGCTATTTATAAGGAATAATTTAATCCTTTTAGAAAAATTAAAAACATTCAATTAAATACAGTATTCCTAATTCATTTGTCTTCCAAAATACAAATATGAAATACAGAATTCCAAATAAGTTTAAACTAACATTACTCCTAATTTTGAGTTTTGCAATAAGTCAAAGTCAGCAACAAATAGATAAAACACAAGCTTTTCTACCGGAGTTATTTTCAAAGTATCCAAATGTAAGAGATTTGGCAATTTCGGAAAAAGAAAATGAAATGTTTTTTACGATTCAAAGTTATCTTGGTGAACTATCTATAATCCTATATTCTAAAATTATTGATGGCAAATGGTCAAAGCCTCGAGTCGCTTCGTTTTCCGGACAATTCCAAGATCTTGAACCATTTTTATCACCAGATGGGTTGAAATTGTATTTTGCATCCAATAGACCAATTTCGGATACTGCACAGGAGTCAAAAGATTATGACATTTGGTATGTTGAAAGAAAAGACTTTAGAAGCAAATGGTCAATTCCAATAAATGTTGGTCCACCAGTAAACACAAAAGACAATGAATTTTATCCATCGGTATCAAGATTAAATAATCTCTACTTTACCTGCGATGGAGGAAATTCAAAGGGAAAAGATGATATTTTTGTGAGCAAGTTTATCAATGGTCAGTATCTGCAACCTATATCCATGAGTGATTCCATAAATACTGATGGATATGAATTTAATGGGTTTATTGCCGCAGACGAATCTTATTTAATTTATACTTGCTATAACAAAACCGGAGGATATGGAAGCGGTGACTTATATATTAGCTTTAATAAAGGAAACGAGCAATGGACTACTTCCAAAAACATCGGTAAAAAATTTAACTCCGCCCAAATGGATTATTGTCCCTTTGTGCATTCAAAATCAGGTAAACTATATTTTACAAGTAAAAGAACTTCTGTAAATACTAAATTTGTCAAACCACAAACTATTGAATCGCTTCTAACCGAAATGAATAAATACGAAAATGGGAAAAGTAGAATTTACCAAACAGATATAAGCAAATTAATTCATTCAAAATTTAATTGATTCCAGGATCCTGTTTATGACTACAAGATTTATATCAAAGATCCAAATTTTTTACGTATTGCTAACTCCCGATAATTAAATATTTCTAATAATTTTCTTCTAATAAAAATGAAATTTGCGATTGCTCCTATAAACCCATATGGGGGTTGATATGAAACAATATCTGTCATTAAAACACCGCCTTCAATTTCTTCAATATGATGTTCGTGATGCCACATAGAATAAGGTCCTATTCTTTGTTCATCTACAAAATAACAATTTTCTTTCACCTGTGTGATTTCTGTAACCCATAATAATTTCAATCCAAAAAATGGGCTAATCTTATAGCTAATGATCATTCCTGGATACATTACTGGAGTCTTCTGAATAGATGTGATTTGAAAATGCATATAATCAGGTGTTATTTCTTTTAAATTCACCGGGGATGCCATAAAATTCCAAACTTCATTTAGTTGAGAAGGAATTTTTTGTGTAAATTTAAATTGATAAAATGCCATTAGCTTAAGCTTTTAAAGTTGATAATCCACCATCAACATGAAAAATCTGACCTGTAATCCATGCAGATTTCTCACTTAATAGAAATTCAGCAATATTTGCTAAATCATATACAGAACCAATTTTCTTTAATGGGTGTCTTGCCGCATTTGTTTCCCTTTTATCAGGAGTATTAAGTAGTGAGCTTGCAAGTGGTGTATCGGTCAAAGAAGGTGCAATACAATTCACTCGAATTCCTGGTGCTAATTCTGCTGCAAGTGACTTAGCTAAACCTTCTACTGCTCCTTTTGAGCTAGCTACTTGAGTATGAAAATTAAATCCATTTTGAACAGCAATAGACGAAAATAATACGATTGATGCAGAGTTGGTATTCCTTAATTGCGGTAAAACACACTGAAGCACTTTCACTGCACCGACTAACTGCAATTCAAAATCAGCAACAAATTCTTTGGGGCTTATTCTAGAAAAAGGTTTCAAGTGTATGCTTCCAGGGCAATAAACAAAACCATCCAAGGTGTCCGGCAAATAATCAAACTGAAGCTTTTCATCTAATACATTACAAGCATGATATTCCAACAAAGGATCAACACTTTCTATCGTATGTTTATTGTATGTAGCAAAAACGCTGTGTCCTGAATGCGCAAGTTGCAAGGCTAATTGCCGACCAATTCCAGAAGAACCGCCAATAACCAAATAATTTAACATTAAAATAAAACATAAACTATGTCCTAAAGTTTGATTTAAATAAACATAAATTAAACAAATAATTTTCAGCAAAAAACCAGTTTAAATACACATTAATGTATAGACAGAATACTATAGGACTCCGTAAATCGGAATATAGGTTTATGGCAAGAAAAGCACCTTTAATCAATCATAATGGCACTTTGAATAGTCTAAAATAATTCGATAACTTGAATATGTCGAAATTGGCTAATTCATTATATTTGAATTTAATAATAGATTTTTGTTAAATTTACATCTATGGCAAAGCATGAAAAGCCGAAAAAAAAAATACTTGAATCCTGGCATTCGGATCCTAAAAACTGGAAATGGTCCTATTTCTATTATAACAAAAGTGACTCCAGGATTTTACTCCCAAAGCGAATAAATCAATTAGGATGGACTTTTAATTTTGCAAATCCGATTGCATATACTTTTATAATCATTTGTATTCTTCTGATTATTGCAATTATAATATACTCAAGTTTGAACACTTTGCCTAAAGAATAAGTATGTTTAACCAATTCGACAAAAGATTCGACTTATTAAACTCTAAACCAATTAAAAATTTCAACATGGTTTATCATCTAAAATTTCAAACGATCAGCGTCTTATTGCTTTTAATATTTTGTAAACAATCAGCTTCAGGTCAATGCTTTGTTTGTAAGAATGCACCGGAAGGAACTATTTGGTGTGATGATTTTGAAGATAATATTCCTTTGTCTCAAAAATATTTTGAATATAACAATAATTCAGGAGATTTTATTCGATTAGATAAAGTTGGAAGAGATCAAACTTATGGCATGCGTGTAAAATGGCAAAAGGGTGAAGTAAGTGCTGGATCACTTTCCAAATCCTTTGGTAAAACTCCGGACAGTTATATTGGAAAAAATGCAGCACGTCCAGGGGAACATTTTGATGAAATATATTGGAGAATGGATGTAATGTCACAAGATGGCTGGAAAGGTGGCGGTCCTGCAAAGCTTAGTAGGGCACTTTGTTTGGCTAACAGTAATTGGGCACAAGGTATGATGGCTCATTTATGGTCTGGAGGCACAAATGACCTTTATTTGGGAATGGATCCTGCAAGCGGTATTGGCTTG from Saprospiraceae bacterium carries:
- a CDS encoding DUF2238 domain-containing protein, whose product is MKRYTVLIILFCIGFIVSGIKPLDYFTWKLEVLPAILGFIVLLYTYKSFRFSNVTYYTILIHCYILFIGGHYTYAEVPFFNWIQDAFHHTRNNYDKVGHFAQGFVPTLISRELFIRKKIVQDKLWLPILTICISLSVSALYELGEWMVAIISKQDAEAFLGTQGYAWDTQSDMFYAFLGSISMLIFATSIQNKSITNVESKNVHVTTPLS
- a CDS encoding T9SS type A sorting domain-containing protein: MSATILFSQQWKDLYHFIPSQTLNKIKFYDNQFGITAGSLYNGSFENIHLTKDGGKTWKNSNSGYTSMRFMDIFIQDTSTLFMSGNNGIIIRSTDGGNSWKTMNTKTTEQLWGIHFIDANIGISVGSNGTILRSINGGTDWSLIQSGIQNLFYDVYFTKSGVGFASGSNVLYKSIDFGENWFPILDFPFESPADWIRSIKMVNEDVGYACADIGRIYKTMDGGDHWIRLNSGTQEALFDLDFTDITNGMVCGFNGTILSTKDGGLNWIKFASPLGTEHLYSIDMTDLNHGFICTHTGHILYFENSTTHEQTFTKSENNIIYPNPCKNSVHLKLATFSKLNIRKIELCNLLGNCISVIPDWSDNYHASIDLEAHFNGIYYLQISTDKITHSLPISIIKNSN
- a CDS encoding DUF1761 domain-containing protein; translated protein: METKTNWLAIITCAIIGMAMGFLWYGVLFQNQWMSGNGITMDAAGKMFKNGIDMPASSMPMIVNAISLLVYAYLMNWLVNKTASFNLQSGATLGAVIGLIHLFGIYTGNRFAGNPISLSMVDGFYTFLLFTVMGAILGAWRPK
- a CDS encoding DUF1624 domain-containing protein gives rise to the protein MNVSEKILQNRIDSIDILRGIVMVIMALDHVRDYFHITANTDDPLNLETTTLALFYTRWITHFCAPIFVFLSGCSIYLQSLRKTKIELSKFLIFRGLWLVFAEFIIISFGWTFNPNYNFIILQVIWAIGISMILLGILIHLPYKLLLALGLLIVIGHNLFDIAESNPDFKPGFWWDLFHSGHFSAYTYAKNHAVFIVYPFPAWTGIMITGYCAGKLYTQAHSIEKRIRVFNYLGLTLIAIFIVLRYTNIYGDPIPWNLNKDFISTFLSFVNVNKYPPSFLFICMTIGPAFFILSYLENKNNRFTRIISNYGRVPFFYYIAHIYWIHLIAAILFFINGNNLENIKNTGQNFPFYFVIPGEGYPLIVVYLIWIFVVLTLYPLCKWYDLYKKSHKENRWLSYL
- a CDS encoding PD40 domain-containing protein is translated as MKYRIPNKFKLTLLLILSFAISQSQQQIDKTQAFLPELFSKYPNVRDLAISEKENEMFFTIQSYLGELSIILYSKIIDGKWSKPRVASFSGQFQDLEPFLSPDGLKLYFASNRPISDTAQESKDYDIWYVERKDFRSKWSIPINVGPPVNTKDNEFYPSVSRLNNLYFTCDGGNSKGKDDIFVSKFINGQYLQPISMSDSINTDGYEFNGFIAADESYLIYTCYNKTGGYGSGDLYISFNKGNEQWTTSKNIGKKFNSAQMDYCPFVHSKSGKLYFTSKRTSVNTKFVKPQTIESLLTEMNKYENGKSRIYQTDISKLIHSKFN
- a CDS encoding SRPBCC family protein; this translates as MAFYQFKFTQKIPSQLNEVWNFMASPVNLKEITPDYMHFQITSIQKTPVMYPGMIISYKISPFFGLKLLWVTEITQVKENCYFVDEQRIGPYSMWHHEHHIEEIEGGVLMTDIVSYQPPYGFIGAIANFIFIRRKLLEIFNYRELAIRKKFGSLI
- a CDS encoding SDR family oxidoreductase, producing MLNYLVIGGSSGIGRQLALQLAHSGHSVFATYNKHTIESVDPLLEYHACNVLDEKLQFDYLPDTLDGFVYCPGSIHLKPFSRISPKEFVADFELQLVGAVKVLQCVLPQLRNTNSASIVLFSSIAVQNGFNFHTQVASSKGAVEGLAKSLAAELAPGIRVNCIAPSLTDTPLASSLLNTPDKRETNAARHPLKKIGSVYDLANIAEFLLSEKSAWITGQIFHVDGGLSTLKA